In one window of Hyla sarda isolate aHylSar1 chromosome 1, aHylSar1.hap1, whole genome shotgun sequence DNA:
- the LOC130312235 gene encoding uncharacterized protein LOC130312235 produces MELKGLGFVPVLLAFWCAAWLATSYIMTVVLGHAASPLMHISDVGNFFPENILLRIGFIGTSIGTLVLTFLIYKYMVMHTEEFRGHQVLIQRILLAIVWASCFGTAFMHVLSPEEYPRIHFVSMVISITCEALYYLGQSIQMYKLPGANKVIHHSRCTCCGLAFTCAIFYFGYKTLEELFYDDEDWDEIREITTIIIEWVMLLLILINIVTYYSTMQRLMLTVSRNSCKLSLRVRIDDFGV; encoded by the exons atggagctaaaaggtttggggttcgtccccgttctgttggcgttttggtgtgcggcctggcttgccaccagctacatcatgacggtcgtcctcggccatgccgcctcgccactgatgcacatcag tgacgtgggaaatttctttcccgaaaacatattattgagaattggtttcatagggacatccattggcactttggtactaacctttcttatttataagtatatggttatgcatactgaagagttcaggggtcatcaggtcctgatccagaggatcctgctcgccattgtgtgggcctcctgttttggtacagctttcatgcatgtattgtcccccgaagaatatcccaggatacactttgtcagcatggtaatttccattacatgtgaagccttatactaccttgggcagtccatccagatgtataaattaccaggagcaaacaaagtcatccaccatagtagatgcacctgctgtggcctggcttttacctgcgcaattttctactttggatataaaacattagaggaattattctatgatgatgaagactgggacgagatccgtgaaatcaccaccataatcatcgagtgggtgatgcttctactgatcctgataaacatcgtgacctattattccaccatgcagaggttaatgttaaccgtctccaggaacagctgcaaactctctcttagagtaagaattgatgacttcggggtgtag